A portion of the Streptomyces coeruleoprunus genome contains these proteins:
- a CDS encoding transposase, which yields MGVKAGRPPVWSRRRLIDGIRFRVRTGVPWRDVPVEYGPWGRIYAPFRRWQRDGTW from the coding sequence ATGGGTGTGAAGGCAGGTCGGCCGCCTGTCTGGTCTCGGCGGCGGCTCATCGACGGCATACGGTTCCGTGTCCGGACCGGTGTTCCGTGGCGGGACGTGCCTGTCGAGTACGGGCCGTGGGGCCGGATCTACGCCCCGTTCCGCCGGTGGCAACGGGATGGCACCTGGTAG
- a CDS encoding RDD family protein: protein MPAPAGEARRVLAVVLDVVLAIWVPYLLVGLNDTSGGAFEQVSKPLLALGGMLATSFLNQVVLTVLVRASVGKLIMGIRVVRATDGSRPGFWRTLRRWLSGLCWLPLQPWYWLRSVFRDFSRGSAPARGTVVDNDDGDLYSADLAGLRHVRRKDLAAPRG from the coding sequence GTGCCTGCCCCCGCCGGAGAGGCGCGGCGCGTGCTCGCCGTCGTGCTGGACGTGGTCCTCGCGATCTGGGTCCCGTACCTTCTGGTGGGGCTGAACGACACCTCCGGCGGGGCCTTCGAGCAGGTGTCCAAGCCGCTGCTGGCGCTCGGCGGCATGCTGGCGACCTCGTTCCTGAACCAGGTCGTGCTGACCGTCCTGGTGCGGGCGAGCGTGGGCAAGCTGATCATGGGCATACGTGTGGTGCGCGCGACGGACGGCTCCCGTCCCGGCTTCTGGCGCACGCTGCGTCGCTGGCTGTCCGGCCTGTGCTGGTTGCCGCTCCAGCCCTGGTACTGGCTGCGCTCGGTGTTCCGGGACTTCAGCCGCGGCAGCGCCCCGGCGCGCGGCACGGTCGTGGACAACGACGACGGCGACCTGTACAGCGCGGACCTGGCCGGGTTGCGCCATGTCCGCCGCAAGGACCTGGCCGCACCGCGCGGGTAG
- a CDS encoding GNAT family N-acetyltransferase has protein sequence MSLRITPLTEPAHGPHGRRLAWLASDADSIPAGTAFLRLFDGGQEHMAELDLRVHPAERRKGVGSRLLDTAVATARDNARRCVVAQAEAGSPGDHFLAARGFRKVLTLRFTRLPLADVDTAGLTEIIERPHPGYRLTSWQGTVPDDLAQTFAASRRAMDDMPMDDTDCGTVTWDVDRVRAAAKAVEQRGDHLHTVVAIDTSNGSIAGFTELVVPGNGAGDGQHYGTGVLPEHRGHGLGRWMKAESIRQAHRDYPDLGGLLTDTADSNTHMRQINDGLGYTPTHTTHQHQLDL, from the coding sequence TTGTCCCTTCGCATCACCCCACTGACCGAACCCGCTCACGGGCCGCACGGCCGGCGTCTTGCCTGGTTGGCGTCGGACGCGGATTCCATCCCTGCCGGGACGGCCTTTCTGCGCCTGTTCGATGGCGGACAGGAGCACATGGCCGAGCTCGACCTCCGTGTTCATCCCGCGGAGCGCCGCAAGGGCGTCGGCTCCCGGCTCCTCGACACCGCCGTGGCCACCGCCCGGGACAACGCCCGACGCTGCGTCGTCGCACAGGCAGAAGCCGGATCGCCCGGCGACCACTTCCTGGCAGCGCGCGGTTTCCGGAAGGTCCTCACCTTGAGGTTCACCCGCTTGCCACTGGCTGACGTGGATACCGCCGGCCTCACCGAGATCATCGAGCGTCCGCATCCCGGCTACCGGCTGACGTCATGGCAGGGAACCGTCCCCGACGACCTCGCCCAGACGTTCGCCGCCTCACGCCGCGCCATGGACGACATGCCCATGGACGACACCGACTGCGGCACCGTGACCTGGGACGTGGACCGCGTGCGAGCCGCGGCGAAGGCCGTCGAACAGCGCGGCGACCACCTGCACACCGTCGTCGCCATCGACACCTCCAACGGCTCGATCGCCGGGTTCACCGAACTCGTCGTCCCCGGCAACGGTGCAGGTGACGGCCAGCACTACGGCACCGGTGTGCTGCCCGAGCACCGTGGACACGGTCTCGGCCGATGGATGAAGGCCGAGTCGATCCGACAGGCCCATAGGGACTATCCGGACCTCGGTGGCCTCCTGACCGACACCGCCGACAGCAACACGCACATGAGACAGATCAACGACGGTCTCGGCTACACACCCACGCACACGACACACCAGCATCAGCTCGACCTTTAG
- a CDS encoding HEAT repeat domain-containing protein, with protein sequence MLIGEVARRCGISARMLRHYDSLGLVRPTGRTDGGYREYSSEDIRRIFHIESLRSLGLSLREVGCALDDPGFKPSELVDDLIRQTRERVAAEMELLTRLRRIGAAGPADWEGVLQVVALLQGLGSESAGKRQRAALSSVQEVPVPVEALVEAALSEPDPIVAGALRWALAHSGDGALPLLAEGLGSPVADVRKRAVQSIAEIAHDEATALLQDALANPDIVVRRCAALALGARGVADAVPTLIDMIVEEANDADAADALSTLASRPPLADQIATGLVGCLAHGTLEPSARLRLTQALADIPGATASRALSDLSHDEDRAVALTAAYVLGIRDAR encoded by the coding sequence GTGTTGATCGGTGAGGTGGCACGACGCTGCGGGATCAGCGCCCGCATGCTCCGGCATTACGACTCGCTCGGCCTGGTGCGGCCGACGGGTCGTACCGACGGCGGCTATCGGGAGTACTCCAGCGAGGACATCCGGCGGATCTTCCATATCGAGAGCCTGCGGTCGTTGGGGCTGTCGCTGCGTGAAGTCGGATGCGCGCTGGACGACCCCGGCTTCAAGCCCTCGGAGCTCGTCGACGACCTCATCCGCCAGACGCGAGAACGCGTTGCGGCTGAGATGGAGTTGCTCACGCGGCTCCGCCGTATCGGTGCCGCGGGACCCGCCGACTGGGAGGGCGTCCTCCAAGTCGTCGCGCTGCTCCAGGGGTTGGGGTCGGAGAGTGCCGGGAAGCGTCAACGCGCGGCCCTGTCCTCGGTCCAAGAGGTTCCGGTGCCGGTGGAAGCGCTGGTCGAGGCAGCGTTGAGCGAGCCGGACCCGATCGTCGCCGGAGCCCTCCGTTGGGCTTTGGCGCACTCGGGCGATGGCGCACTGCCGCTGCTGGCGGAGGGGCTCGGGTCACCCGTGGCCGACGTACGGAAACGTGCCGTGCAGTCCATCGCCGAGATCGCGCACGACGAGGCGACCGCCCTGCTGCAGGACGCCCTCGCGAACCCCGACATCGTGGTCCGCCGGTGTGCGGCGCTGGCGCTCGGGGCACGTGGCGTGGCCGACGCGGTCCCGACGCTCATCGACATGATCGTCGAGGAGGCGAACGACGCCGACGCGGCCGACGCACTGAGCACGCTGGCGAGTCGTCCCCCGTTGGCGGATCAGATCGCCACCGGGCTCGTCGGCTGCCTCGCCCACGGCACCTTGGAACCGTCTGCGCGTCTACGGCTGACACAGGCGCTCGCGGACATCCCGGGAGCCACGGCGTCACGTGCCCTCTCGGATCTGTCACATGACGAGGACCGCGCCGTCGCGCTCACCGCGGCGTACGTTCTCGGGATACGCGACGCACGGTAG
- a CDS encoding beta-ketoacyl synthase N-terminal-like domain-containing protein, with protein MQAQSRVDQPGASGGRTDRGRRSRLPVSRRGRSLASLLLMTRRETVREVPGDRWNQAELSGLPAQVAARLRYGCFPDEDVYAYEPEFFGINAQVGNRLLL; from the coding sequence ATGCAGGCACAATCCCGAGTCGATCAGCCCGGAGCGAGTGGGGGCCGAACCGATCGCGGTCGTCGGAGCCGCCTGCCGGTTTCCCGGCGAGGTCGCTCCCTGGCATCGCTGTTGTTGATGACGCGCCGGGAAACAGTGCGCGAGGTGCCGGGCGACCGGTGGAACCAGGCGGAGTTGTCCGGGCTTCCGGCCCAGGTCGCGGCCCGGCTGCGCTACGGCTGCTTCCCGGACGAGGACGTCTACGCCTACGAGCCGGAGTTCTTCGGGATCAACGCGCAGGTGGGCAACCGGCTGCTGCTGTAG
- a CDS encoding SigE family RNA polymerase sigma factor codes for MRRSATDEFVEFAVGRSGHLFRSACLLTSGDTHLAEDLVQETLGRMYALWGRTGLFGRSATRIDNPAAYAQTVLVRVFLTHQRRRSAAERPVGEFPDRPHAPGWGEGDPELRVALLEALAGLAPKDRAVIVLRYWEDRSIEETAKVLQVSPGAVRTRSVRALTRLRERLGGSFSELAAR; via the coding sequence ATGAGACGGTCCGCTACGGACGAGTTCGTCGAGTTCGCCGTCGGGCGGAGCGGGCATCTGTTCCGCTCGGCCTGTCTGCTCACCAGCGGCGACACTCACCTCGCCGAGGACCTGGTGCAGGAGACGCTGGGCCGCATGTACGCGCTGTGGGGGCGGACCGGTCTGTTCGGGCGGTCGGCCACCCGTATCGACAACCCGGCCGCGTACGCCCAGACCGTCCTCGTCCGTGTCTTCCTCACCCACCAGCGGCGCCGCTCGGCAGCGGAGCGGCCGGTGGGTGAGTTCCCGGACCGGCCCCACGCGCCCGGCTGGGGCGAGGGCGACCCGGAGCTGCGGGTCGCCCTGCTGGAGGCGCTGGCCGGGCTGGCGCCCAAGGACCGGGCGGTCATCGTCCTCCGGTACTGGGAGGACCGAAGTATCGAGGAGACCGCGAAGGTCCTGCAGGTCAGTCCCGGTGCCGTACGCACCCGGTCGGTGCGCGCACTGACCAGGCTCCGCGAGCGGCTCGGCGGCAGTTTCTCCGAGCTCGCCGCCCGCTGA